One window from the genome of Paramormyrops kingsleyae isolate MSU_618 chromosome 3, PKINGS_0.4, whole genome shotgun sequence encodes:
- the LOC111834167 gene encoding SRSF protein kinase 2 isoform X1: MSSRKVMAIQARKRRPKGKKDKALHHRRPDTQPKVPLVAPPPPPPPEPAAPPEPEEEILGSDDEEQEDPADYCKGGYHPVKIGDLFNGRYHVIRKLGWGHFSTVWLCLDIQGKRFVAMKVVKSAQHYTETALDEIKLLRCVRESDPSDSNKDMVVQLIDDFKISGVNGTHVCMVFEVLGHHLLKWIIKSNYQGLPLPCVKSIIRQVLQGLDYLHRKCKIIHTDIKPENILMCVDDAFIRRMAVEATEWQRAGAPPPSGSAVSTAPQLRTVGKISKNKKKKLKKKQRRQAELLERRLLEIEALEREAERLRGESGVTATAYSEEEDEEEEVEEAEEDEEEEGDRERTRHALLTNHTCAALDYRQPLEDLCGAEGPEDGDTAEREPPPKPEGRPGVEERAAEEKEVGEDQNVEDQERRKAKAENKEPYVEKESLNEETVSKEEKTESKNDKEKEEEEDDEDEEEDEDDDEDEDDDDDDEDEEEEAEKGGDEEGPKANGHVVLEAKEVVCPLVESELSITDRDVSLSCSYDLFNGETPGIANGAHHRGTSPRYPELPQDPLPSGETPLHSAPTDRSRTVSSSSTGDAPKDQPHTPHRHVPKAKARAADLLVNPLDPRNAENLRVKIADLGNACWVHKHFTEDIQTRQYRSIEVLIGAGYSTPADIWSTACMAFELSTGDYLFEPHSGEDYSRDEDHIAHIIELLGCIPRQFALSGKYSREFFNRRGELRHITKLKPWSLFDVLVEKYGWAHEDAAHFTHFILPMLEMVPEKRATAGECLMHPWLTS; encoded by the exons tgcaaaG GGGGGTACCATCCGGTGAAGATCGGGGACCTGTTCAATGGACGGTATCATGTGATCCGCAAGCTCGGCTGGGGCCACTTCTCCACCGTGTGGCTGTGCTTGGACATCCA AGGAAAGCGCTTTGTGGCCATGAAGGTGGTGAAGAGTGCTCAGCATTACACTGAAACAGCACTGGACGAGATCAAGCTGCTGCGATGT GTCAGGGAGAGTGACCCCAGTGATTCCAACAAGGACATGGTGGTACAGCTAATAGACGACTTCAAAATCTCTGGAGTCAATGGAACTC ATGTGTGCATGGTGTTTGAAGTATTGGGTCATCACCTGCTCAAATGGATCATCAAGTCCAACTACCAGGGTCTGCCGCTGCCATGCGTAAAGAGCATTATCCGGCAG GTGCTGCAGGGACTGGACTACCTTCACAGAAAGTGCAAGATCATCCACACAGACATCAAGCCCGAGAACATCCTCATGTGTGTGGATGATGCCTTCATCCGCAGGATGGCCGTGGAGGCCACCGAGTGGCAGAGGGCTGGGGCGCCCCCTCCCTCTGGCTCCGCAG TCAGCACTGCTCCACAGCTGAGGACA gtggGAAAGATTTCCaagaataagaagaagaagctgAAGAAAAAGCAGCGGAGACAGGCTGAGCTACTAGAGCGCCGCCTGCTGGAGATCGAGGCCTTGGAACGTGAAGCCGAGCGGCTGAGGGGAGAGTCTGGTGTGACCGCCACGGCCTACAGCgaagaggaagatgaggaggaggaggtcgaagaggcagaggaggacgaggaggaggaaggggacAGGGAACGGACAAGACATGCCCTGCTAACTAACCACACCT GCGCAGCTCTGGATTACCGGCAGCCTCTGGAGGACCTATGTGGTGCTGAGGGACCTGAGGACGGGGACACAGCAGAAAGAGAGCCTCCACCCAAGCCTGAAGGCAGACCAGGAGTGGAAGAAAGAGCGGCGGAGGAGAAAGAGGTGGGCGAAGATCAAAACGTGGAAGACCAGGAGAGAAGGAAGGCGAAGGCAGAGAACAAGGAGCCTTATGTGGAGAAAGAAAGTCTGAATGAAGAGACAGTGAGCAAGGAAGAGAAGACGGAGAGCAAGAATGACAAAGAgaaagaggaggaagaagatgATGAGGACGAAGAAGAGGACgaagatgatgatgaggatgaggatgatgatgatgatgatgaagacgAAGAAGAAGAGGCTGAGAAAGGAGGAGATGAGGAAGGTCCAAAAGCAAATGGGCATGTAGTGCTGGAGGCCAAAGAGGTagtgtgccccctggtggagtCGGAGCTTAGTATCACAGACAGGGATGTGTCCTTGAGCTGCTCCTATGACCTCTTTAATGGAGAAACTCCAGGGATTGCCAATGGGGCGCATCACAGAGGTACCAGCCCTCGTTACCCAGAGCTGCCCCAGGACCCCTTACCCAGTGGGGAAACCCCTCTGCACAGTGCTCCTACTGACCGCAGCCGTACTGTGTCCTCCTCAAGCACTGGGGACGCCCCCAAAGATCAGCCTCACACACCTCATCGACATGTTCCCAAAG ctaaGGCTCGTGCAGCAGATCTGTTGGTGAACCCCCTGGACCCCCGAAATGCTGAGAACCTGAGAGTAAAGATTGCAGACCTTGGCAACGCCTGCTGGGTG cATAAACACTTTACTGAGGACATCCAGACACGGCAGTACCGCTCTATCGAGGTCCTGATTGGGGCAGGCTACAGCACCCCCGCTGACATCTGGAGCACCGCTTGCATG GCATTTGAGCTTTCCACTGGAGACTATCTATTTGAACCACACTCTGGGGAGGACTATTCCCGGGATGAAG ACCACATAGCTCACATCATTGAGCTGTTGGGCTGCATCCCAAGACAATTTGCACTTTCCGGAAAATATTCCCGGGAATTCTTCAACCGGAGAG GGGAGCTGAGGCACATCACCAAGCTGAAACCCTGGTCATTGTTTGATGTGCTGGTGGAGAAGTATGGCTGGGCCCACGAAGATGCGGCCCACTTCACCCACTTCATCCTGCCCATGCTGGAGATGGTCCCGGAGAAAAGAGCCACTGCTGGGGAGTGCCTCATGCACCCCTGGCTCACCTCGTAG
- the LOC111834167 gene encoding SRSF protein kinase 2 isoform X2 — translation MSVNSEKSSSSERPDTQPKVPLVAPPPPPPPEPAAPPEPEEEILGSDDEEQEDPADYCKGGYHPVKIGDLFNGRYHVIRKLGWGHFSTVWLCLDIQGKRFVAMKVVKSAQHYTETALDEIKLLRCVRESDPSDSNKDMVVQLIDDFKISGVNGTHVCMVFEVLGHHLLKWIIKSNYQGLPLPCVKSIIRQVLQGLDYLHRKCKIIHTDIKPENILMCVDDAFIRRMAVEATEWQRAGAPPPSGSAVSTAPQLRTVGKISKNKKKKLKKKQRRQAELLERRLLEIEALEREAERLRGESGVTATAYSEEEDEEEEVEEAEEDEEEEGDRERTRHALLTNHTCAALDYRQPLEDLCGAEGPEDGDTAEREPPPKPEGRPGVEERAAEEKEVGEDQNVEDQERRKAKAENKEPYVEKESLNEETVSKEEKTESKNDKEKEEEEDDEDEEEDEDDDEDEDDDDDDEDEEEEAEKGGDEEGPKANGHVVLEAKEVVCPLVESELSITDRDVSLSCSYDLFNGETPGIANGAHHRGTSPRYPELPQDPLPSGETPLHSAPTDRSRTVSSSSTGDAPKDQPHTPHRHVPKAKARAADLLVNPLDPRNAENLRVKIADLGNACWVHKHFTEDIQTRQYRSIEVLIGAGYSTPADIWSTACMAFELSTGDYLFEPHSGEDYSRDEDHIAHIIELLGCIPRQFALSGKYSREFFNRRGELRHITKLKPWSLFDVLVEKYGWAHEDAAHFTHFILPMLEMVPEKRATAGECLMHPWLTS, via the exons tgcaaaG GGGGGTACCATCCGGTGAAGATCGGGGACCTGTTCAATGGACGGTATCATGTGATCCGCAAGCTCGGCTGGGGCCACTTCTCCACCGTGTGGCTGTGCTTGGACATCCA AGGAAAGCGCTTTGTGGCCATGAAGGTGGTGAAGAGTGCTCAGCATTACACTGAAACAGCACTGGACGAGATCAAGCTGCTGCGATGT GTCAGGGAGAGTGACCCCAGTGATTCCAACAAGGACATGGTGGTACAGCTAATAGACGACTTCAAAATCTCTGGAGTCAATGGAACTC ATGTGTGCATGGTGTTTGAAGTATTGGGTCATCACCTGCTCAAATGGATCATCAAGTCCAACTACCAGGGTCTGCCGCTGCCATGCGTAAAGAGCATTATCCGGCAG GTGCTGCAGGGACTGGACTACCTTCACAGAAAGTGCAAGATCATCCACACAGACATCAAGCCCGAGAACATCCTCATGTGTGTGGATGATGCCTTCATCCGCAGGATGGCCGTGGAGGCCACCGAGTGGCAGAGGGCTGGGGCGCCCCCTCCCTCTGGCTCCGCAG TCAGCACTGCTCCACAGCTGAGGACA gtggGAAAGATTTCCaagaataagaagaagaagctgAAGAAAAAGCAGCGGAGACAGGCTGAGCTACTAGAGCGCCGCCTGCTGGAGATCGAGGCCTTGGAACGTGAAGCCGAGCGGCTGAGGGGAGAGTCTGGTGTGACCGCCACGGCCTACAGCgaagaggaagatgaggaggaggaggtcgaagaggcagaggaggacgaggaggaggaaggggacAGGGAACGGACAAGACATGCCCTGCTAACTAACCACACCT GCGCAGCTCTGGATTACCGGCAGCCTCTGGAGGACCTATGTGGTGCTGAGGGACCTGAGGACGGGGACACAGCAGAAAGAGAGCCTCCACCCAAGCCTGAAGGCAGACCAGGAGTGGAAGAAAGAGCGGCGGAGGAGAAAGAGGTGGGCGAAGATCAAAACGTGGAAGACCAGGAGAGAAGGAAGGCGAAGGCAGAGAACAAGGAGCCTTATGTGGAGAAAGAAAGTCTGAATGAAGAGACAGTGAGCAAGGAAGAGAAGACGGAGAGCAAGAATGACAAAGAgaaagaggaggaagaagatgATGAGGACGAAGAAGAGGACgaagatgatgatgaggatgaggatgatgatgatgatgatgaagacgAAGAAGAAGAGGCTGAGAAAGGAGGAGATGAGGAAGGTCCAAAAGCAAATGGGCATGTAGTGCTGGAGGCCAAAGAGGTagtgtgccccctggtggagtCGGAGCTTAGTATCACAGACAGGGATGTGTCCTTGAGCTGCTCCTATGACCTCTTTAATGGAGAAACTCCAGGGATTGCCAATGGGGCGCATCACAGAGGTACCAGCCCTCGTTACCCAGAGCTGCCCCAGGACCCCTTACCCAGTGGGGAAACCCCTCTGCACAGTGCTCCTACTGACCGCAGCCGTACTGTGTCCTCCTCAAGCACTGGGGACGCCCCCAAAGATCAGCCTCACACACCTCATCGACATGTTCCCAAAG ctaaGGCTCGTGCAGCAGATCTGTTGGTGAACCCCCTGGACCCCCGAAATGCTGAGAACCTGAGAGTAAAGATTGCAGACCTTGGCAACGCCTGCTGGGTG cATAAACACTTTACTGAGGACATCCAGACACGGCAGTACCGCTCTATCGAGGTCCTGATTGGGGCAGGCTACAGCACCCCCGCTGACATCTGGAGCACCGCTTGCATG GCATTTGAGCTTTCCACTGGAGACTATCTATTTGAACCACACTCTGGGGAGGACTATTCCCGGGATGAAG ACCACATAGCTCACATCATTGAGCTGTTGGGCTGCATCCCAAGACAATTTGCACTTTCCGGAAAATATTCCCGGGAATTCTTCAACCGGAGAG GGGAGCTGAGGCACATCACCAAGCTGAAACCCTGGTCATTGTTTGATGTGCTGGTGGAGAAGTATGGCTGGGCCCACGAAGATGCGGCCCACTTCACCCACTTCATCCTGCCCATGCTGGAGATGGTCCCGGAGAAAAGAGCCACTGCTGGGGAGTGCCTCATGCACCCCTGGCTCACCTCGTAG
- the adck2 gene encoding uncharacterized aarF domain-containing protein kinase 2 — translation MKIVIFKGKDHTTITIMYFKLAAFSGRRFLVNLKNIVKKVKTPHSVTFRSASFQPCQRGSMLIQVPLAGLLCWGTVNMASCHKALASQQRKPRKFVVKVRIDRIGFALRVGLRALVLLLKFSPLLLLYPLCLVSWRLRGLWLDALLWITETSGPTFIKLGQWASTRRDLFSPEFCDCFSKLHVRVPAHPWTHTQRCLNRAFGDTWRQLFVFQNREPVGSGCVAQVYRAMARVDRVEDPAFHQWLEQLEGQDLLEAWEIPGLSGVLALLWGRGRDEGDEIREAEAQSGQGEQGPGLAGNPLMPVAIKVLHPGIKSRVQVDLLLMHVASRLLSLLPGLRWLSLPEVVQEFEKLMTKQIDLRYEAENFERFQANFQNVDAVRFPTPLRPFVTRDVLVETFEESKPISSFLGQEVPEDVKRKIARMGVDALLKMVFVDNFVHGDLHPGNILVQGDGGPPPPGAMALTDLCDTVVVTVRPSGPPMRLVLLDAGIVARLSDGDLRNFRAVFTAVVHRQGEKVAELILTHARASECTDVPRFKQEMAALVNEALSHTLSLGKVQVGDLLSRVFKLLMAHKVKLESNFASIVFAIIVLEGLGRSLDPTLDILEIAKPLLLRNATSLI, via the exons ATGAAGATAGTCATTTTCAAAGGAAAGGACCATACAACAATTACAATCATGTACTTTAAGTTGGCTGCTTTCAGTGGCAGAAGATTTTTGGTCAATCTaaaaaatattgtaaaaaaaGTCAAAACACCTCATTCGGTAACCTTTAGATCAGCGTCCTTCCAGCCCTGTCAAAGGGGGTCCATGTTGATTCAGGTGCCTCTGGCTGGCTTGCTTTGTTGGGGCACAGTGAACATGGCCAGCTGCCATAAGGCACTGGCCTCTCAGCAGAGAAAGCCAAGGAAGTTTGTAGTTAAGGTGCGGATTGACCGGATAGGCTTTGCCTTGCGTGTGGGTCTCCGCGCCCTGGTCCTGCTACTGAAGTTCAGCCCACTACTGCTGTTGTACCCACTGTGCCTGGTCTCGTGGCGGCTTCGCGGGCTCTGGCTAGACGCCCTGCTCTGGATCACAGAAACCTCTGGGCCCACCTTCATCAAACTAGGCCAGTGGGCCAGCACCCGGCGTGACCTCTTCTCCCCGGAGTTCTGCGATTGCTTCTCCAAGCTGCATGTGCGTGTTCCTGCTCACCCCTGGACCCACACTCAGCGCTGCCTAAACCGGGCCTTTGGCGACACCTGGAGGCAGCTGTTCGTCTTTCAGAACCGGGAGCCTGTGGGCTCAGGCTGCGTGGCCCAGGTCTACAGGGCCATGGCCCGGGTGGACCGTGTGGAGGACCCAGCGTTCCACCAGTGGCTGGAGCAGCTGGAGGGGCAGGACCTTCTGGAAGCCTGGGAGATCCCTGGGCTCAGTGGAGTGCTGGCGCTCCTTTGGGGGCGTGGAAGGGATGAGGGGGATGAGATCAGAGAAGCAGAGGCCCAAAGTGGGCAAGGAGAACAGGGACCCGGCCTGGCTGGAAACCCTCTTATGCCAGTGGCTATCAAG GTGCTCCACCCAGGCATCAAGAGCCGGGTGCAGGTGGACTTGCTCCTCATGCATGTGGCCAGCCGACTTCTCTCACTCCTTCCAGGACTTAGGTGGCTCAGCCTGCCAGAGGTGGTGCAGGAGTTTGAGAAGCTGATGACCAAGCAG ATTGACCTTCGGTATGAGGCAGAAAACTTTGAGAGATTCCAAGCCAACTTTCAAAATGTGGATGCAGTGAGGTTCCCGACACCCCTGAGGCCATTTGTCACAAGGGACGTTTTGGTGGAAACGTTTGAG GAGAGCAAGCCCATTTCAAGCTTCCTGGGTCAGGAGGTGCCAGAGGATGTCAAGCGGAAGATAGCCCGGATGGGAGTCGATGCCCTCCTGAAGATG GTGTTTGTGGATAACTTTGTACATGGGGACCTACACCCAGGGAACATCCTGGTACAGGGCGATGGGGGACCGCCTCCCCCAGGCGCGATGGCACTGACGGATCTGTGCGACACGGTGGTGGTGACCGTGAGGCCATCCGGGCCACCCATGCGCCTGGTTCTGCTGGATGCTGGCATTGTCGCACGGCTCTCAGACGGGGACCTTCGCAACTTCCGCGCCGTTTTCACGGCCGTGGTGCACCGTCAG GGAGAGAAGGTGGCTGAGCTGATTCTTACCCACGCCAGGGCGAGCGAGTGCACCGATGTTCCCAGGTTCAAACAGGAGATGGCAGCACTGGTGAACGAGGCCCTTAGCCACACACTTTCTCTAGGGAAG GTGCAAGTGGGTGATCTGCTCTCCAGAGTTTTTAAGCTGTTGATGGCCCACAAG GTGAAGCTGGAAAGCAACTTTGCCTCCATTGTGTTTGCCATCATAGTGTTGGAAGGGTTGGGGAGGTCCCTGGATCCCACCCTGGATATCCTGGAGATCGCTAAGCCTCTGCTCCTGAGGAATGCTACTTCTCTCATCTGA